A stretch of DNA from Kwoniella mangroviensis CBS 8507 chromosome 1 map unlocalized Ctg01, whole genome shotgun sequence:
TTCTATGCATTCTTCATACGATATAAACGTGTCAGACATCGCGATCCTTCTGACCAACGTCATCTTGCGATGAACCGTCTTTGTACCATCATCAAGTGTGTCTCTATCTTATATTCATCGATCTATTCACCAAGATCCGTCCACACCTCGTTGTTCCGGACTCATTTGTCTTCTCTGCAGTCTTCCGCCTGCCAAGCTTGAGAACCGCTCTAAATTCCCATCTATTCCGAATCCTTTTCCTCATCTACAACACACCCCTACACTCTAATGTTGTCTGGAAGGCAATCTACTCAATCCTCTTTGCTCTTCatacttctcctcttcctcttcctcatcaccttcctcgtGCCACTTGCTCGCCCGACTCACAGCCCGCTCCCATCCTTTGATAGctctctttcgatctttctCCTCTAACTCAGATTCGAACACATGCACACCGGCAGTATTGACATCGGCAAGTGTTTCGGGTCGAGACAAGTCCCAGCCGAACAATTTTAAGGCGTTGGCTGCTAATAATGCTGAACCGAGGGCAGTGGATTCTCTCATGGCTGGTCGAGCGACATTGAAACCACCAATCTATATCGAAATAAGATAGTCAGCGCAGATAAGGATACCTCAGGCGTGTTCAGGTAGGGTTAACTCACGTTGGCTTGTAATTGCATTGCCAAATCCGAATTGGTAacaccaccatcaacttTCAGGGTTTCCAAGGTAGTTTGACTTTCTTTTTCGATGACATCCAATACAGCTCTAGTCTGGAAACATACAGCTTCCAATGTCGCTCTGGCGATATGGGCTGAAGTGGTGTATGAGGTCAAACCGATGATTGTTCCCGAAGCTTCCCTATCCCAGTATCTACACATAGCGCAAAGCAATAGCTCTATCAGTGAGACTTCCTTCTACGATGGGCGACTGGAGATCAAGGAAAAGAGACCTACGGTGCAAGCAAACCGCTGAAAGCCGTCACAAAGTAGACACCACCTGTGTCAGCCACTGATCCAGCGAGGATATCCATATCGGACGATTCTTCAATCAAGTTCATCTGATCTCTGAGCCTACAGGCGGAAATATCCAGTGTTAGCGGGTCATCGCGAGAATAGGATGAAGGCTTATGATAGGGTGGTGTGAGAGGAGACTCTGACTTACCATTTGATAGCAGATCCTGCCACGGCGATTGAACCTTCCAAAGCATAAACCGGTTTAGCATCTGGACCAGCTTGGAAAGCGACAGTAGAGATTAATCCGTAATTTGATCTAACGCATTCTTCACCAGTGTTGAATAAGACGAAAGCACCAGTACCATAAGTACATTTCGCTTCACCTTTTCTCAAACATTTGTTTCCTACTAATGCAGCCTGTTGATCACCCACTATACCCGCTATAGGcactgatgtgagtggagtGCCGATCGATTCGGATATCGTACCGTAAATTTCTGAGGAAGATACAATCTTTGGTAAGACCGATGGTCGAATACCGAAGAATCGTAATAATGGTGGATGCCATTGTAAGGTCTTCAAGGAGATCAACAATGTTCGAGAAGCGTTGGTAACGTCCATAATGTGGAGACCACCTTGTTCTCTACCAGTAAGGGCCTATAATGCAGAATAGAATTGTTGGTCAGCAAGGTGTCATGCACTATCTGTTAATGATGAACGGGAAATTAGTGTACTCACGTATACCAGCCAAGTATCAACAGTACCAaacatcagatcatcattctcatggGCTTCGTTAACTTGTTTCTGGTGATCTAACATCCATCGAAGCTTAATGGCCGAGAAATAGGTAGAGAGGGGGATACCGGTACTGAAAACCCAGTCATACCATCAGTTCACGCTCGCCATTGACATAGAGAACACAAACTCACACATCGAcgataccttctttaccctttcTTTTCTTATGTACGTGAACATCGGCATTACCATTAGCTTGACCTTGCTTCGCCTCTTTGCCCTTATGAGCTAAACCTAGATTCTCTAATTTTGCTCCGACTTTCTCAGCTAAACCATCACCGTCACTCTTgacttgttcatcttcattttccaCAACTACATCGCCTTTCTCGCCAAAGgcagcatcttcacctcccgTACCAATCTCTACATCTTCAGGTACACCTTTAagatcctcttcctcatcatcgatgtctagtccctcttcttccagcttctTTTCGTACTCTCTGACCACACCTAGGGTACGAGAGTCATCCCATACAATAGCATTACATAATGGTTTACCAGTAGTTCGGGACCAACAGACGGTGGTTTCTCTTTGATTGGTGATACCTAATAGCGACGAAGATAGGATAGATTAGATACAGAATGATGAatagaggtggagaagaaaatgCCATATACCCACCAATACCCTTTATACTTTTTCTTGACCAACCCATCCATTCCAACTTCTCGACGGCTTTGTTGATACATTCAGTCATAGCATCAACGAGGGCTTCAGGATCATGTTCGTGCCATCCCGCATGAGGTAAAATCTGCTCAAATTCAGTTTGGTGTTCTGCGATAATCTTGGCTCTTttgtcaaagatgatgaatcggGTTGAACTATTGATTGAAACAACAGACAGTCAGCGACTGTCATCGGGATTGGTATTTGATTCTAAGTATAAAGTTACTCACGTTGTACCACAATCTAAAGAACCTATAAATTGACCCTGTCTCAACTCTCTATTACCGTCCAATCCACTAAAACCACCTGAACCTTCAAAGTAAGCTCGGGGAGCGGTGGTATGTTCGTTACCTAGCGGAAGAGTTGGTGAACCCGCTCgggaaaggagggaaggagTGTTGGGACCGGAATAGTCGGCTCTTTGGATTGGTCGAGGTCCAGATGACATGTGAGAGGCAGTCGATGCTCTTCTTGATAATGTTGCTCCACCAGAGtacccaccaccaccgccttGAACAACACTTCCACCAGTGGTTGGAGGGggaccaccacctccggAAAAGTACGATACCTGATGGCTCATCGGTGGAGGTGCTTGttgggagaaagaaggtctaCCTGAAGCTACTTCTGATAATCTCCTTGGGACTGGTGTCTGAATACTTCCCGCTGCAGCTGAGATAGAAGGTCTTCGAGAGTTGGCTGGAGAAACTTGAGGTGAAGTTTCGAATACCGGCGTGAAACTTCCTGGACCACCACTCGAGCCGAAACCTCCCCCCAAAGGCGATGGATGTTTCATAGAAGACATCTGTAAATCTACATTAGGTTGTCTTGACATGTTGGAAAAAGAGGAATTCCTTTGTTATTCTATTTCTATGTCTACTCCTTTGTTATGGATTACTTGTTCCGAAATTTCTATAAAGATATCCGTTTGCTTGGCCTTGGTCACGAGGTCAGATGATGAACTAACTAATCTGGCTCTTGCAGAGTAGAATacgagagagatgagatgaggggaGATGGGTACTAAACTAAAAATGGATGAGACGGAGTTCGAGCGGCCCGGTGGATCCTTTGACCGGTCGACTGACAGCGATAACGGACAAGTAAGTAGGTGGAAATTCCCGATAAGATCTCTTTCTGGTGTCCGGAAAGTAAAAGGTTCTTGGCGACTTGGAATGACTTCCTTTGACTGAAGGGATGTTTGTTGGATTgtcaaaaagaaagagagacaCAAAAGACAGTATTACACACCAGGTATATGCTAATGGGTGTTTCTGCAGTGTAGCGGTATTCAGGTTTTTTCTCGAGCAGAGTAGCGTCTCGCGAATAGAATGAGCAATATGGCTCTGGCTGTGATTCGAGAAAAACTGAAAAACGTCATATGGAATCAAACAGCCTAAAATACCCAACCCCCCTCTGCCGCTCTTACCGAACTGCGTATTTCACTGTCATTTCGCTCATTCAACCCAATTATCCTTGTTAGTCCCTGAATCTGACAGGATCCAACCATGCAAATCCGGCCCGCTGCTCCGTCTAGCCCCTTGGGGTCCAAGTGACGCTTCGACCAGCCTGATACTGCGTTTGAAGCTAGAGCGGGTATCCTGATTCCCTCTTGGGGGTTGTGTGGGTATATCAGGCTGACGGGCTCCAAGTCCAGACTAACGCGTGGTGGTCACATGGATTGTCGCGTTAAATAGATTAGAGTTTGACATGAGATAGATAtcacatcaaccatcaacaaGTACGAGAAATGAGTATCAAAAGcgaaatcttccttcttggaTGTAACCTATATTCTTACTTGCAGGTGAATCAACAGAACTCATAGATCGTGGAAGTACATGCCAATGATTGCTCTCCAGATACCTAATCACACGATATAATCTCCAGACAGTATACAcatcacctacaccttcttcctctcagATCATATCGGTTGAAAATGCCGCCAAGAACCTCACGATCACCAGCCTATGGGGTATCGCCCAAGCAGAAATGGTCCAAATCACTCCCTAcatccaatcatccttcatctcattcatcttccttcccactcTCATCGGTGGGTATGATCCCTCACAGTGTTCCCCGACCCATACGGCGACCTAAGAAGATCCTCTATCTCAtggtgatcttcttcttactttaTTGGTTCGGGATAAGGCATGGACTTGGTATAGAACGTATACCGCCTCCTCCATTAGGATTTTCCGTTCcaggaggaaggaggggtAGGAGATCATCATTGTTTTGGGGAAATAAAGGTACAGCAACGTTATTACCTCCTATACAAGGGTTGAAACCTGAACATCCAGTATACGAATTAATGGAAAAAGCCGAAACTCGTTGGACCAACTTGTTAAACTCTCAATCGAAAACATTATCACAAGCTGTAAATGAATATAAGAGACGGTATAGGATGTCACCACCTGCAGGTTTTGATGAATGGTTCGCATTCTGTCAGAAGAACGACATAAAGATAGTAGATGAATATGATCAACTGATGAGGGATCTGTTACCCCATCATGCACTTCCTGCTCAAACGTTCATAGCTAGATCGAAAGCATTAGAAGGGACTGGGTTCACGTATACGCTGGATATAAGTAAACAGGGTGTAGCATTGACGGGAGAAAGGTCAAATGCAGCGAGACCGAAACATCTTCAAGGTTTAATAGGAGGGTTCGTGGATGATCTACCGGAAGGTTTCTATCTGAGAGTGACGGGGAGTGATCACGACACTGGAAGTGTGGTGCTGGGTAAAGATCAGAGGGAAAGGGCGATGACGCTAGTAAGGGAAGGTAACCGTGAGTGAACTCTTTTACGAGTAATGGTTGTATTCGCTGAACATATTTCTATCAGATTTCGATGAAACGGAATTGAAAGCCTTGGAAGATCCCAATAGAACACCAGCATGGGGCTGGTTTGTAAGTAATCGGCCCGGTACCTGTCACACTGCAATGTAGATGCTAAATGTCTTATCTCATCTTACAGAAAGCTTGTCCTCTCGATTCCCCGGCTAACATCCGACCAGGAGCAGAGAATGCAACAGATGCTGTACTGCGTGAGTGCATCTCTCACAAGCCTCTCTCTGGGGTCCTCACTTATGAGTATGCTTGTAGCCAAATCATTCAtattcgatcatcttccaactaTGGATTTCTGCGAATATCCCGAACTGAAGCGTCTACATGGTGCGATGTCCTTGGATTACGCTCATAGATCACCATCGATCTTGAAACCCATCTTGGTGTTATCTAAATTTCCTGGAGATGCAAGTTTCCAAACCACCCCCATGGAAGCGTACATGAATATCACCGAATCTGACGTTCCATATCTGGGCAGCTGGGAGGATAAGACGGATAACAGGTTGTTTTGGAGAGGATCGACTACtggtggatatggtggaCaaagagattggaaggaatCACATAGGATGAGATTACATTTGATGATTAATGGACCGAAGGGTGGGGATACGTGGTGGAATCAGCAGTTAAGGGAGATAATGGTTCCGGATGGTGAAGGGGGTTATAAGGTTgtgagaagatgggaaagggtGTTAAGTAAGGCTTATGCGGATGTGAAATTGTCCGGAAAACCTGTACAGGTGAGTCTCTGTCACCATTTGCTTATTGTCGGTTCGAAAAAAATCTTGACTGACTGAACCACCTGCCACCGTGAATTCCCCTTCGTTTAACCGTTCAATCGACAATCCCCGATGAACGCTTCTTTCATCGTTGCAATTATGTTCACTACTCTCCTCCCTCCCACAGTGCCCCAACGCAGATGTTTGTCAACAAGTAGCCGACACTATCGAGTTTGGCGAGCGAGTATGGCCCGACCAAGCGGCAGCATTCAAGTACAATCTCGATGTAGATGGAAACGGTTGGTCGTCTAGATTTCATAGATTGTTAAGTTCCGGTAGTCCCGTCATCAAATTCACCATGTTCCCAGAATGGCATATGGAGTGGTTGAGTGAGTACAGATAGTTCCATCTCGTCTTCATGATAGGATGCGATTGACATGTGCTGATAAATTGGAGTGTATCTTCAGCCCCATGGTATCATTACATACCCCTAAAGCCGGATTATTCAGATTTATACGATATAATGGCATTTTTTGTTGGTCCAGTCGACGAAGCTGGTAATATAGATACCACAAAAGGTCATGATGTAAGTTTACCCGTCGTTCTCCTAGTTTGTCTACAGTAAGAGATTTTTAGACTGATTGGatattgatcattgatgttTTCATACAGTACTTGGCTCAAAAAATCGGTGAAGCCGGTCAGAAATTCGCATTGGAACATTGGTCATGGGTTAATATGCAAGCTTATGTGAGTGGTCTTCTACGATACATGATCTACCGGGGTTGACAGATTGCATCTTGGATATTTGATTAGACATATCGATTACTACTCGAGTTACAGAGGTTACATTCTGTAGATAGGGATTTGATGAGTTACAAAGAGCCTGAGCCTCGGAAACAGGGATAAACTGGGATATATCATATGGCACCCTACCTCATTTTCTATAATGTATATCATTctgatatctatctatcttgatcacatatatcatgcattaCAAAATAGATTCCCTCGTCAACTTGTTTATCtaatgtacagtatactgCTATCCTCAtttgaccttctttatcGAGACGATCACGTCACACACGGTTGACCAAATCTCGGTAGAGACGTGCTCTTCTTAACCAGCTCAGCCCAAGCAACAATCGCTAAAGATTTACTCGATACATACATTTCATACTGGATTATTACATAGTTTGTACAAATCTTTCTTCGATTCAATTCATTACTTGTCTGGAGATACTTCATATTCAGTATCAGTTTGCTCGTCTCCTATGTCCTCTTATTCTTACTATACTCCCTCATTCAGTCTTTAAgaacctcctccaccacaAGACgacccacctcctccgcAGGAAGATCCACCTCCCCCACATGAagatccaccacctgaatcaccaccaccacctgaagatCCACCACCGCAAGATGAACCTCCTCCAGCACCACCGGAATCACCCGAATGACCATGATgaccccctcctccacctgagTCACAGCCATTGCTATTACCATGGCtttgtccatgtccatgaccAAAACCGCCATTACCCAGATCTGTAGGAGGACAACTGGGTATATAAGGTGTACCATAACCTATAGCGTAGGATCCAGCGTTATAACCGTATCCACTTCCGTATCCGGTTCCGTTATTTCGGTCGGAAACGGTAGAGTGTTTGTAGGTTGTAGTTTTGGCttttttggctttggctttagCTTTGGATTCCTGTTTGACTTTGGCTTTGGGTTCGGgtggagtgagtgatttatACGGTTTCTCAAGTTCGGATTGGGTCTCCGAGGAGGAGACGGGGGTGGTGGTAGGAGTGAGGTTGTTTCTGCGATCGATCAATACGTCAGTAAGTTGTATCAAAGCAGATGTGATCGAAGGAGTATCGAACGAGTCCTTTGGGTTACCCATGGTATAGAACCGACGCTGTGAATAATGAAGTCAGTGTCTCACCTTCAGTACGATGTCATCCCGATAGGATTTTTGATGAGTAGGACAAGAACGAAAGATTAGGTTTGCTACTCACTCTGAACAAGCCGAAgaatccaccacctcgaaGTCGGAGTGTACCTTGTTCTTGCATTTCTTATATACGAGAAGACTGATCAGCTATGAGAAAGCAGATGAGGGATCGGGCTTACGAGTATTGATGTCGGTGTGAGTCATCCTATATATTGTCTGACTTGTTATATCACCAGAGAAGTTTGAGGAAAGGTCTCGATTATATAAATGATGAGCTGAGAGTAGCGAGGGTGTATGAGTGACGGTTCCCCTGTGGTAGTTGGGAGTAGGGATGGATGGCaacatcatatctcatcttgacttgAATCGATAgggtttatataccttttccgAGGTGGACACTCCGGTTATAATCCATCATCTGCTCAAGCGGTATTATCAGAGGCGATGAAACACTTGTACAGCCCAATAATACTGATAGATAAGACGTGCTCGTGTGCAATTGTTTATCTTCTGTTCTGTGCCTTGGTCGGTTATCAAGGAGTAACCCCCCGATACCACCACTCGTTTACGTCATAGATGATCGACAGCGCACTGAtgcatttcatttcattgtTTGTACACAAGAAGCATACCGTATCTGTGACATCCTACGAACGTGCATTCCGATATCGTCGGGTACTACCTATATGGATGACGATACATGTACTCGAATACTGTACATCCTTATCTGAACAAACTCTTCCGGATGAGTTGATATCCGGTTGCTATTcgcgatggagatgagatgagatgtttAGCCTCCTTTTGTGGTATACGGCCGCAGTCAGAACCATTCAGCATCTTGGGCATCTCTTTGGCCTTGTCTTTATCGCGGATAGAAATGTACCATGGAAGAGGCCCGGTAGACGTCATGCATCTCGGAGGAGAAGCAAAGGCCGTGTGTGAAAATGTACTTCCAACTTCGCTCGATATTTTTCAAGGCCAGTAGAGCCTTCACAGATGTCGGAAAGAATTGTGACCAATTGAAGGTCATCACTCGTACAAGCCAACATACAgaggtgtatatatatagctaCACAGTAGATATGCTTCAGAGATACATTTTTTCCCTCCAATGTATACCCCTTCCTCTTGGCGAGGTCACATATAAGAACTGTCCTTCCttatccaccaccaccacagcCCCCTCCACTTCCGCACCCAGAAGATCCACAACCTGAATCACCACCTCCCGAGCAACCACTAGCGTCcattcctcctcctcctgaatcatatgaagaagaacagaggTTTACTGGAT
This window harbors:
- a CDS encoding glycerol kinase, which translates into the protein MSRQPNVDLQMSSMKHPSPLGGGFGSSGGPGSFTPVFETSPQVSPANSRRPSISAAAGSIQTPVPRRLSEVASGRPSFSQQAPPPMSHQVSYFSGGGGPPPTTGGSVVQGGGGGYSGGATLSRRASTASHMSSGPRPIQRADYSGPNTPSLLSRAGSPTLPLGNEHTTAPRAYFEGSGGFSGLDGNRELRQGQFIGSLDCGTTSTRFIIFDKRAKIIAEHQTEFEQILPHAGWHEHDPEALVDAMTECINKAVEKLEWMGWSRKSIKGIGITNQRETTVCWSRTTGKPLCNAIVWDDSRTLGVVREYEKKLEEEGLDIDDEEEDLKGVPEDVEIGTGGEDAAFGEKGDVVVENEDEQVKSDGDGLAEKVGAKLENLGLAHKGKEAKQGQANGNADVHVHKKRKGKEGIVDVTGIPLSTYFSAIKLRWMLDHQKQVNEAHENDDLMFGTVDTWLVYALTGREQGGLHIMDVTNASRTLLISLKTLQWHPPLLRFFGIRPSVLPKIVSSSEIYGTISESIGTPLTSVPIAGIVGDQQAALVGNKCLRKGEAKCTYGTGAFVLFNTGEECVRSNYGLISTVAFQAGPDAKPVYALEGSIAVAGSAIKWLRDQMNLIEESSDMDILAGSVADTGGVYFVTAFSGLLAPYWDREASGTIIGLTSYTTSAHIARATLEAVCFQTRAVLDVIEKESQTTLETLKVDGGVTNSDLAMQLQANIGGFNVARPAMRESTALGSALLAANALKLFGWDLSRPETLADVNTAGVHVFESELEEKDRKRAIKGWERAVSRASKWHEEGDEEEEEEKYEEQRGLSRLPSRQH